The segment cggttcggttacagataacccgtttgaattattttaaaattttcaaaatttatatatactttaattttatcaaaacatataaatttgagtaatgtaagccaaaatacctaaactaaaaattaaaaaataggttgaacttcaatatttggatggagaataaatatatattttaaatatttttggtgtttgattattgtttatctacttcacatgtttacttttgactattatttatattttcaaatagtttagacaactttaagttgacaaaaatataactttaaagtatcattaattgttgaaaaaataaaaaaatacattaatctaactaaaaagacaaacattaaaataggaaagaaaaaaacacacattaatttaactgaaaaagacaatcattaaaataggaaagaaaaagaaacacattaatctaactgaaaataCAAGTATTTAAATAGGAAACTCAATTTAATTCTCAATGGCAAGAagtgtaattaaatttgaaaactaagggtatttttatatatgtacttctgttttaataagatagatgtacaAGTTATGTGACCACTCATTTCTGGAAGAACCTTCCTGCTGTCAACGTGAGTTTGTACTTTGTAGTCTCTTTGTAGTCTCTTTATGTATCTTTCCATTATTGTTCTGTGCTTAATAGTGTGTGTTTGTAACATATTACAGCAAGGTCATGGAGAGCAACCAAAGGGAGCTCTTGGTGGCGTCATAGACACTAACTTTAGCTCTCTAGAAGGTTTGGTGAAAACTGAAAAGAATTGAGTGTTGAAGGTACTAATCTGCAAGGTTCATGATGGGTGGTTAGTATTTGAATTTTTAGGATAGCAACGAGTCTATATCAGTAtggaaaactttttttaaaaaagcatATCTTCCAAAAGTTATCCTAATCGAATTCGTAAAGGTTTAGAGTACATGTATAGAACATATAAACtgataaatagtttatattggGCCAGTGGTTTAgaacttttctttctttcaatggtttagaaattatttttaaaaatatgattctaATATATCAATTCTAAAatctttttcaataaaaaatatatcaattctAATATATCAATTCTACAAAATATGATTCtaatataaaaacatttgtttgATTAATTCTAATAGTTAAATAACTAACTAAGCAaaaaagttgttaaaaaaactaagtaaaaaaggtaaacaaaaattcctaaaatacaattctaatatttttatcatatcgataataattataaaaaacaactaaataaaccaaaaaataattttacaggTTTAGATACTACAAAAACATTTCAATAAATTGCAAATCATTTAATtaacggatttttttttctaaataatgttTATATCATTTAGAAAAGTAACATAATCATTCAATAATAGtcattacataaaatatatttatataaacacTATACGTGAAAATAACTACATTTtgcaataaataataaaaaatacctATGCAAAACGTTaagaagatatattttcttaagaaaaattCTTAACACTAATTgtaaataacaaatttaaacCGATTATACAATGAcccaaataattaaaaagataaattacaCAAGATAATTATAGAAATGTTAGttgtattaaattatataaaaatattaatatgatcaagacatatttatagttttttattatttaatatctatCATTTTTGCTATAAAAGTTTGGtggaaacgtcataatttcataaaattgcTAAACATCGAACCTTAAAACttggaataaaaataataaattatgaaactataacaatttaaatatatttggacTACATATCGGTCATTTATTAGTTCAATCGATTAATATTGGGTTTCAGTGGTTTCTACACATTCTAAATATGGATATTTCTTAAAAGATAAATCGAATTATCGGATCTGGTTTGACCACGGGTCAATGTCGTATTTAAAAGTATTGATTTAACtgcaaaaatatttgaaatacaaaaaattcttacaaactaacaaaaaatttattaatctattaataaaaaattcatcataAGATATCCGCGCTtacaaagcgcgggtcaaaatctagttaagaTTGTTTTCGAACCGAATTACTGTATGTAATAATGTTTTTTCGATATCAGGCCCAAATCTATTGGTAACTATACATATTTTTCAAGATCTGGCCCAAACCCATTGATCTACAACTACTTTTAAACGCACAATTTACGTTTTAACAGCCTAGCCAAACCCCCCTTTTTAAAAGACAAGAAAAGTCAATAAACTCTTTTTTCACTCCAGTCAAACTGTCCCTCAGACCACGGAACTCTAATTCGCAGTAAATGACGTAAACACCCCCTTATCCACATACGTCACGGTTATCTGCGAGGGTGAAACCGTAAAACCAAGGATAATTTTCCATTACAGTAGTCTCCGTTCCATTTTTGGCATTATCATTTCACAGACTCATCTCCTTCCCATTCCCATGATCGCTTCGCTTCCCAACGCAATCCTCTGAGATCTCTCCCCCTCCTCCATGTCACCACTCTCTTCCCTCCGCCGTTTATCCATCGGAGCCGCCGCAATCGCCGCCGCATCCGGTGGCGCTGTCTACCTCTCTCCCTCTGTCGCCTCCAGCGACAGAGGCGGCGGCGGTGGTCCGGTTCTGGATTCCTTGAGGCGCAGGATCGGCGATCCCGGCGCTTCCGTACCTTCTAGATCCGCTCAAGAGTCTGCTCTGATCGGAGCCACCGCCTCTGATCCTCTCGATGTCCTCGTCATTGGCGGTGGAGCCACTGGCTCTGGAGTCGCTCTCGACGCCGCGACGCGTGGCCTCCGTGTAGGTCTGGTGGAGCGCGAGGATTTCTCCTCTGGGACATCTTCGCGCTCGACGAAGCTTATCCATGGAGGTAAGGGTTGATTaataacaattaaataaaacaataagttctcttatttatatgaaaatctgtatttttaataaagtaggaaaagtattaaaataaataaaatacaaaataaaagttgATTAGTTTAAATCTATGCTGCATCACATTGAGCTTGATGCGTCGTCTCTTTGAATAGGTGTTCGGTACTTGGAGAAAGCTGTTTTCAATCTTGATTACGGACAGCTAAAGCTTGTATTCCACGCGCTTGAAGAACGTAAACAGCTCATCGAGAACGCGCCACATCTCTGCCATGCTTTACCTTGTATGACGCCTTGTTTCGACTGGTTCGAAGTTGTCTACTTCTGGATGGGACTGAAGATGTACGACTTGGTCGCGGGACCGCGCTTGTTGCATCTCTCCAGGTATTACTCTGCTCAGGAGTCTGCTGAGCTCTTCCCGACTCTCGCGAGGAAAGGGAAAGACAAGAGCTTGAGGGGCACTGTTGTGTATTACGACGGGCAGATGAATGATTCGCGTCTTAATGTGGGGTTGGCTTGTACGGCTGCGTTGGCTGGTGCTGCTGTTCTCAATCATGCTGAGGTTGTCTCGCTTATTACAGATGATGCTACTAAGAGAATCATTGGTGCTAGGGTTCGTAACAATCTCACAGGTACAGTCACTAGTAGCAACTTCCCTCTGGTCTGTGCAGTTATTGATGAGATGTTTTATTTTGACAGGGAAAGAGTTTGATAGCTATGCGAAAGTGGTTGTTAATGCGGCTGGACCGTTCTGTGATTCGATTAGGAAGATGGTTGATGAAGATAAGAAACCGATGATATGTCCAAGCAGCGGTGTACACATCGTGCTCCCTGATTACTATTCTCCACAAGGGATGGGGTTGATAGTCCCTAAAACTAAGGATGGTCGTGTTGTGTTCATGTTACCGTGGTTGGGAAGAACAGTAGCAGGCACTACAGACTCTAACACATCAATCACTCCGCTTCCTGAACCTCATGAGGATGAGATTCAGTTTATACTGGATGCAATCAGCGACTATCTTAACATTAAGGTATGTCCAGATTCAGCTTAGAGATAGAATAGTCAGTTTAACTCTGGACCACATCTCTCGTAAACAGTTATTATCTATCACTAGGTTCGACGTACTGATGTGCTTTCTGCTTGGAGTGGTATCCGTCCATTGGCCATGGATCCGACAGCAAAGAGCACAGAGAGTATCTCCAGAGACCACGTTGTCTTCGAGGAGAACCCTGGTCTGGTCACAATCACTGGTGGAAAATGGACTACTTATCGAAGGTGAGGGAGTTGTTAGCAAAATGTTTGTAAGGTTTTGTTATCAATTTGCTCACTGTGAATTTATTTCAGTATGGCGGAAGATGCGGTTGATGCAGCAATCAAATCTGGAAAGCTGAGTCCAACCAACGAATGTGTAACACAGAAGCTACAGATTCTAGGCTCTTATGGATGGGAACCATCTTCTTTCACAGCTCTTGCGCAGCAATACGTGCGCATGAAGAAAACATATGGTGGTAAAGTGGTTCCTGGAGCAATGGACACAGCTGCTGCTAAGCATTTGTCTCATGCCTATGGTTCAATGGCTGACCGAGTGGCCACCATTGCTCAGGTTCGGTTATGGTCTTCCATCTTGATAACGTTTAGGGGATTGACTACATCCGGTTTATGATCTGGTTCTGGTTCTTTAAATGCAGGAGGAGGGTTTGGGGAAACGGTTGGCACATGGACATCCGTTTCTGGAAGCAGAGGTTGCTTACTGTGCAAGGCACGAGTACTGCGAGTCAGCTGTTGATTTCATAGCAAGGAGATGTAGAATAGCGTTCTTGGACACAGACGCAGCGGCGAGGGCGTTGCAGCGTGTGGTGGAGATTCTAGCGAGTGAACACAAGTGGGACAAGTCGAGGGAGAAGCAGGAGTTGCAGAAGGCTAAAGAGTTTCTTCAAACTTTCAAGTCTTCCAAAAACGCACAGTTTAACGACGGCAAACACAACTAAAAGCTCTGCCTCTGAGCAAGATCTTTAAACTACTCtaattgaatttattattttcttctatttttcaACTGTTGGCTCTTGGGTAGCCACCGGCGACAAGGAATAAAATACTGG is part of the Raphanus sativus cultivar WK10039 chromosome 5, ASM80110v3, whole genome shotgun sequence genome and harbors:
- the LOC108861966 gene encoding glycerol-3-phosphate dehydrogenase SDP6, mitochondrial, producing MSPLSSLRRLSIGAAAIAAASGGAVYLSPSVASSDRGGGGGPVLDSLRRRIGDPGASVPSRSAQESALIGATASDPLDVLVIGGGATGSGVALDAATRGLRVGLVEREDFSSGTSSRSTKLIHGGVRYLEKAVFNLDYGQLKLVFHALEERKQLIENAPHLCHALPCMTPCFDWFEVVYFWMGLKMYDLVAGPRLLHLSRYYSAQESAELFPTLARKGKDKSLRGTVVYYDGQMNDSRLNVGLACTAALAGAAVLNHAEVVSLITDDATKRIIGARVRNNLTGKEFDSYAKVVVNAAGPFCDSIRKMVDEDKKPMICPSSGVHIVLPDYYSPQGMGLIVPKTKDGRVVFMLPWLGRTVAGTTDSNTSITPLPEPHEDEIQFILDAISDYLNIKVRRTDVLSAWSGIRPLAMDPTAKSTESISRDHVVFEENPGLVTITGGKWTTYRSMAEDAVDAAIKSGKLSPTNECVTQKLQILGSYGWEPSSFTALAQQYVRMKKTYGGKVVPGAMDTAAAKHLSHAYGSMADRVATIAQEEGLGKRLAHGHPFLEAEVAYCARHEYCESAVDFIARRCRIAFLDTDAAARALQRVVEILASEHKWDKSREKQELQKAKEFLQTFKSSKNAQFNDGKHN